A segment of the Nostoc sp. TCL26-01 genome:
GCACCTACGAAGCGAAAACTCAAGAAATTGCTAAACAACTTTTAGCCGCAACTCAAGAGAATCGCTCATTTTTTGCTTCCTTGCGGGAGCAAATGCGCTGGGATGATAAATTGCTAGCTTGGGCGATGAGTAATCCTGGTTTACGAGTGCAATTATTTCGATTTATTGATACTTTACCAGCACTGCATAGTAAATCGGAAATTGCCGCACATTTACAAGAATATTTAGGGGATGAATCAGTCGAATTACCCGCAGCTTTAAAGGGAATGCTCAATTTTGCTAACCCTGACTCCATGCCGGGACAAGTAGCTGCAACAACCGTATCTACGGCAGTTGAGACATTAGCTTTTAAATATATTGCTGGAGAAAATATTAAACAAGTCATCAAAACAGTAGAACGACTACGCAAAGAAAAAATGGCTTTCACCATTGACTTATTAGGTGAAGCAGTAATCACAGAAACAGAAGCACAATCTTATCTAGAACGCTATCGAGAATTAATTACACAATTAACTGAAGCATCAAAGAATTGGTCAACTATTTCTGCTATTGATGCCGCAGATGATGAACTACTACCAAAAGTCCAGGTTTCTGTTAAATTAACCGCGTTTTATTCTCAATTTGACCCATTAGATGCTCAAGGTAGTGAAGAGAGAGTTAGCGATCGCATTCGCACTCTTTTACGTCATGCTGAAAGTCTGGGTGCATCTGTCCATTTTGATATGGAACAGTATGAGTATAAAGACTTAACTTTCAATATTTTACAAAAAATATTGCTGGAAGACGAGTTTCGCCAACGTACCGATGTTGGTATAACTATCCAAGCTTACCTGCGTGATAGCGAACAAGATGCCAAAAATATTATTGCTTGGTTAAAACAGCGTGGTTATCCTTTAACAGTGCGTTTAGTCAAAGGCGCATATTGGGATCAGGAAACCATTAAATCAGCCCAAAAACACTGGTCACAACCTGTTTATAACGATAAGGCGGCGACAGATGCCAATTTTGAAGCGATAACTCAGTTATTGCTGGAAAATCATCAATATGTTTATTCTGCCATTGGTAGCCATAACGTGCGATCGCAAGCCAAGGCAATTGCGATCGCCGAAACCTTGAATGTCCCCCGGCGGCGATTTGAAATGCAAGTCCTGTACGGTATGGGAGACAAGTTAGCTAAGGCTTTGGTGGAGAGGGGTTATCGAGTCAGGGTTTACTCTCCTTATGGTGAACTCCTCCCAGGGATGGCTTACCTAATTCGGCGATTGTTGGAAAATACTGCGAATAGTTCCTTTCTACGGCAAAATTTGGAAAATAGGCCAGTGGAAGAACTACTAGCACCACCCGTTGTCAAAAATTCTCTGCCTATTTCTCTATCTTCTTCTTTCCCCGGTGCGGCGGATACTGATTATGCAGAAGAAGAGGAGAGAAAGCAAGCTGCACAAGCTTTTCAAGCAGTACATCAGCAATTAGGCAAGACGTATTTACCACTAATTAATGGCGAGTATGTCAATACTACTGAGGTAATTGACTCACTCAATCCTTCTAACTTTAGTCAAGTGATTGGCAAGGTAGGGCTGATTAGTGTCGAACAAGCAGAACAAGCAATGCAAGCGGCAAAAGCGGCGTTTCCTGGTTGGCGACGCACACCTGTGAAAACACGGGCAGGGATTTTGCAAAAAGCGGCTGATTTAATGGCACAACGTCGGGCGGAACTTTCTGCCTGGATAGTGTTGGAAGTGGGAAAACCTGTGAAGGAAGCAGACGCAGAAGTTTCCGAAGCCATAGATTTTTGTCGCTACTACGCCGAGGAAATGGAACGACTAGATCAAGGTGTCAATTATGACGTTTCTGGAGAGACAAATCGTTATATTTACCAACCACGGGGTATAGCTGTGGTGATTTCTCCTTGGAATTTTCCTTTGGCGATCGCCTGTGGGATGACTGTTGCTGCCTTAGTTGCAGGCAATTGTACTCTCCTCAAGCCTGCGGAAACCTCTTCTGTGATTACAGCCAAACTCACAGAAATTTTAGTAGAAGCAGGAATTCCCCAAGGTGTATTTCAATACGTTCCCGGCAAGGGTTCTCAAGTCGGTGCTTACTTGGTAAGTCATGCGGATACTCATGTAATTGCTTTTACCGGTTCTCAAGAAGTGGGTTGTCGAATTTATGCCGAAGCAGCCACACTTAAACCTCAACAAAGGCACATGAAACGAGTAATTGCCGAAATGGGTGGTAAGAATGCCATCATCATCGATGAAAGTGCTGATTTAGATCAAGCCGTTGTCGGGGTGGTACAGTCAGCCTTTGGTTACAGTGGACAAAAATGTTCTGCTGCTTCCAGAGTCGTCGTAGTAGAAGCAATTTACGATGCTTTTGTCAAGCGGTTAGTAGAAGCAACAAAATCGTTAAATATTGGCGAAGCTGAGTTACCTAGTACTCAAGTCGGCCCTGTGATTGATGCCAATGCCCGCGATCGCATCCTGGAGTATATTGAGAAAGGTAAGGCAGAATCCCAAGTAGCGCTAGAGTTACCAGCACCCAGCCAAGGTTACTTTGTTGGGCCAGTCATCTTTAGTGAAGTCCCTCCCCAGGGGATCATTGCCCAGCAAGAAATTTTTGGCCCTGTATTAGCGGTAATTAAAGCTCAAGATTTTACAACAGCATTAGCGATCGCTAACGACACCAACTACGCTTTAACTGGGGGACTTTACTCC
Coding sequences within it:
- the pruA gene encoding L-glutamate gamma-semialdehyde dehydrogenase, which gives rise to MVLQVQTSTYEAKTQEIAKQLLAATQENRSFFASLREQMRWDDKLLAWAMSNPGLRVQLFRFIDTLPALHSKSEIAAHLQEYLGDESVELPAALKGMLNFANPDSMPGQVAATTVSTAVETLAFKYIAGENIKQVIKTVERLRKEKMAFTIDLLGEAVITETEAQSYLERYRELITQLTEASKNWSTISAIDAADDELLPKVQVSVKLTAFYSQFDPLDAQGSEERVSDRIRTLLRHAESLGASVHFDMEQYEYKDLTFNILQKILLEDEFRQRTDVGITIQAYLRDSEQDAKNIIAWLKQRGYPLTVRLVKGAYWDQETIKSAQKHWSQPVYNDKAATDANFEAITQLLLENHQYVYSAIGSHNVRSQAKAIAIAETLNVPRRRFEMQVLYGMGDKLAKALVERGYRVRVYSPYGELLPGMAYLIRRLLENTANSSFLRQNLENRPVEELLAPPVVKNSLPISLSSSFPGAADTDYAEEEERKQAAQAFQAVHQQLGKTYLPLINGEYVNTTEVIDSLNPSNFSQVIGKVGLISVEQAEQAMQAAKAAFPGWRRTPVKTRAGILQKAADLMAQRRAELSAWIVLEVGKPVKEADAEVSEAIDFCRYYAEEMERLDQGVNYDVSGETNRYIYQPRGIAVVISPWNFPLAIACGMTVAALVAGNCTLLKPAETSSVITAKLTEILVEAGIPQGVFQYVPGKGSQVGAYLVSHADTHVIAFTGSQEVGCRIYAEAATLKPQQRHMKRVIAEMGGKNAIIIDESADLDQAVVGVVQSAFGYSGQKCSAASRVVVVEAIYDAFVKRLVEATKSLNIGEAELPSTQVGPVIDANARDRILEYIEKGKAESQVALELPAPSQGYFVGPVIFSEVPPQGIIAQQEIFGPVLAVIKAQDFTTALAIANDTNYALTGGLYSRTPSHIQQAQAEFEVGNLYINRTITGAIVARQPFGGFKLSGVGSKAGGPDYLLQFLEPRTITENIQRQGFAPIDGVD